A genomic segment from Leopardus geoffroyi isolate Oge1 chromosome A2, O.geoffroyi_Oge1_pat1.0, whole genome shotgun sequence encodes:
- the RBSN gene encoding rabenosyn-5 isoform X1 — MASLDDPGEVREGFLCPLCLKDLQSFCQLQSHYEEEHSGEDRDVKGQIKSLVQKAKKAKNRLLRREGDDRAESGTQGYESFSYGGVDPYMWEPQELGAVRSHLSDFKKHRAARIDHYVVEVNKLIIRLEKLTAFDRTNTESAKIRAIEKSVVPWVNDQDVPFCPDCGNKFSIRNRRHHCRLCGSIMCKKCMELISLPFANKLTSASKDSLSTHTSPSQSPNSVHGSRRGSISSVSSVSSVLDEKDDDRIRCCTHCKDTLLKREQQIDEKEHTPDIVKLYEKLRLCMEKVDQKAPEYIRMAASLNAGETTYSLEHAGDLRIEVQKVYELIDALSKKILTLGLNQDPPPHPNTLRLQRTIRYSATLFVQEKLLGLMSLPTREQFEELKKKRKQEMERKRILERQAALESQRRLKERRSDLAPRTANGEVASLRGGPAPLRKAEGWLPLSGGQGQSEDSDPLLQQIHNITSFISQARAAGRADEVRTLQENLQQLQDEYDQQQTEKAIELSRRQAEEEDLQREQLQMLREREWEREREQFQAASLHTRTRSLDFREIRPFQLEPGREPRTHLAYALDLGSSPVQSSAAQKTPSPVSALEPVRVWSGPPALGQEPLPQSTVSQQSELASLNPFEEEDPSSPTADDTTSPLAAEPASGPSACVLKEYNPFEEEEEEAVAGNPFTNPDSPAPNPFDEEDEYPCPRPSSPPVPGNPFEEATCTNPFEMDSDSGPEGEEPIEEELLLQQIDNIKAYIFDAKQCGRLDEVELLTENLRELKRTLAKQKGGTD, encoded by the exons ATGGCTTCTCTGGATGACCCTGGggaagtcagggagggcttcctttGCCCTTTGTGCCTGAAGGACCTGCAGTCTTTCTGTCAGCTTCAGTCACATTATGAGGAAGAGCACTCTGGGGAAGACCGTGATGTCAAAGGGCAAATTAAAA GTCTTGTCCAGAAGGCTAAGAAAGCCAAGAACAGGCTGTTGAGACGAGAAGGAGATGACCGAGCAGAATCGGGGACACAGGGCTATGAGTCTTTCAGCTATGGAGGGGTTGACCCTTACATGTGGGAACCCCAGGAACTTG GTGCTGTGAGAAGCCATCTTTCCGACTTCAAAAAACACCGAGCTGCCAGAATTGACCACTATGTTGTTGAAGTCAATAAATTAATAATCAGGTTAGAGAAg CTCACTGCATTCGACAGAACGAATACCGAGTCTGCTAAGATACGAG CAATAGAAAAGTCAGTGGTGCCTTGGGTCAACGACCAGGATGTTCCTTTCTGTCCAGACTGTGGGAATAAGTTCAGCATCCGTAACCGCCGCCACCACTGCCGGCTCTGCGGGTCTATTATGTGCAAGAAGTGTATGGAACTCATCAGTCTCCCTTTTGCAA ATAAGCTTACCAGTGCCAGCAAGGATTCCCTGAGCAcccacaccagccccagccaGTCACCCAACAGTGTCCATGGCTCCCGCCGGGGCAGTATCAGCAGCGTGAGCAGTGTGAGCTCTGTCCTGGATGAAAAGGATGACGACCGGATCCGCTGCTGTACACACTGCAAGGACACACTACTGAAGAGAGAGCAGCAGATTGATGAGAAGGAGCACACCCCCGACATTGTAAAGCTGTATGAG AAATTACGACTTTGCATGGAGAAAGTTGACCAAAAAGCTCCTGAATACATCAGGATGGCAGCATCATTAAA TGCTGGGGAGACCACCTACAGTCTGGAACATGCCGGTGACCTTCGAATAGAAGTGCAGAAAGTGTATGAGCTCATAGATGCTTTAAG TAAGAAGATCTTAACCTTGGGCTTGAACCAGGACCCTCCACCACATCCAAACACTTTGCGGCTGCAGAGGACGATCAGATACTCAGCTACGCTTTTTGTGCAG GAAAAGTTGCTTGGTTTGATGTCACTGCCAACCAGAGAACAGTTTgaggaactgaaaaagaaaaggaagcaggaaatgGAGAGGAAGAGGATCCTGGAGAGACAG GCTGCCCTGGAATCCCAGCGAAGGCTTAAGGAACGGCGGAGTGACCTGGCGCCTCGTACGGCTAATGGGGAGGTGGCGTCCCTTCGAGGGGGGCCTGCCCCCCTGAGAAAGGCTGAGGGCTGGCTCCCGCTGTCTGGAGGTCAGGGGCAGAGTGAAGACTCAGACCCCCTCCTCCAGCAGATCCACAACATCACATCATTCATCAGTCAGGCCAGGGCCGCTGGGCGGGCGGACGAGGTGCGCACGCTGCAGGAGAATCTGCAGCAGCTGCAGGACGAGTACGACCAGCAGCAGACAGAGAAGGCCATCGAGCTGTCCCGGAGGCAGGCCGAGGAGGAGGACCTGCAGCGCGAACAGCTGCAGATGCTGCGTGAGCGGGAGTGGGAACGAGAGCGGGAGCAGTTCCAGGCCGCATCCCTACACACACGGACTCGGTCCCTGGACTTCCGAGAAATCCGGCCTTTCCAGCTGGAGCCTGGCAGGGAGCCTCGCACCCACCTTGCTTATGCTTTGGATCTAGGCTCTTCCCCAGTTCAGAGCAGTGCAGCTCAGAAGACTCCTTCGCCCGTCTCAGCTCTCGAGCCGGTCAGAGTGTGGTCTGGGCCCCCAGCCCTTGGCCAGGAACCCCTCCCCCAGAGCACCGTGTCACAGCAGAGTGAGCTGGCCTCTCTAAACCCCTTCGAGGAGGAAGACCCCTCCAGCCCCACAGCAGACGACACTACCAGCCCTCTGGCTGCAGAGCCTGCCTCTGGCCCTTCAGCCTGTGTCCTCAAAGAATACAATCCttttgaggaagaagaggaggaggccgTAGCAGGGAATCCCTTCACTAACCCAGACAGTCCAGCGCCCAACCCCTTCGATGAGGAAGATGAGTATCCCTGCCCGAGGCCCTCAAGCCCTCCTGTTCCTGGCAACCCGTTTGAGGAAGCCACCTGTACCAACCCCTTTGAGATGGACAGTGACAGTGGGCCAGAGGGCGAGGAGCCCATAGAAGAGGAGCTCCTTCTCCAGCAGATTGATAACATCAAGGCGTACATTTTTGATGCCAAGCAGTGTGGCCGCCTGGATGAGGTGGAGTTGCTGACAGAGAACCTGAGGGAGCTGAAGCGCACCCTGGCTAAACAGAAGGGGGGCACTGACTGA
- the MRPS25 gene encoding 28S ribosomal protein S25, mitochondrial: MPMKGRFPIRRTLQYLGQGDVVFKDSVKVMTVNYNTHGELGEGARKFVFFNIPQIQYKNPWVQIIMFKNMTPSPFLRFYLDSGEQVLVDVETKSNKEIMEHVKKILGKSEETLEREEQEKKQLSHPAHFGPRKYCLRECICEVEGQVPCPGLVPLPKEMTGKYRAMLKASAQD, encoded by the exons ATGCCCATGAAGGGCCGCTTCCCGATCCGCCGCACCCTGCAGTACCTGGGCCAGGGGGACGTGGTGTTCAAGGACTCCGTGAAGGTCATGACGGTGAACTACAACACCCACGGGGAGCTGGGCGAGGGCGCCAG gaaatttgtgtttttcaacATACCTCAGATCCAGTACAAAAACCCTTGGGTACAGATCATAATGTTTAAGAACATGACGCCGTCCCCCTTCCTGAGGTTTTATCTGG ATTCCGGGGAGCAGGTCCTCGTGGATGTGGAGACCAAGAGCAATAAGGAGATCATGGAGCACGTCAAAAAAATCCTGGGGAAGAGCGA GGAAACcctggagagagaggagcaggagaaAAAGCAGCTTTCTCACCCGGCTCACTTTGGCCCCCGAAAGTACTGCCTACGGGAGTGCATCTGCGAGGTGGAAGGGCAGGTCCCCTGCCCGGGCCTGGTGCCGTTACCAAAGGAGATGACGGGGAAGTACAGAGCGATGCTGAAAGCCAGCGCCCAGGACTAG
- the RBSN gene encoding rabenosyn-5 isoform X2, which translates to MTEQNRGHRAMSLSAMEGLTLTCGNPRNLLTAFDRTNTESAKIRAIEKSVVPWVNDQDVPFCPDCGNKFSIRNRRHHCRLCGSIMCKKCMELISLPFANKLTSASKDSLSTHTSPSQSPNSVHGSRRGSISSVSSVSSVLDEKDDDRIRCCTHCKDTLLKREQQIDEKEHTPDIVKLYEKLRLCMEKVDQKAPEYIRMAASLNAGETTYSLEHAGDLRIEVQKVYELIDALSKKILTLGLNQDPPPHPNTLRLQRTIRYSATLFVQEKLLGLMSLPTREQFEELKKKRKQEMERKRILERQAALESQRRLKERRSDLAPRTANGEVASLRGGPAPLRKAEGWLPLSGGQGQSEDSDPLLQQIHNITSFISQARAAGRADEVRTLQENLQQLQDEYDQQQTEKAIELSRRQAEEEDLQREQLQMLREREWEREREQFQAASLHTRTRSLDFREIRPFQLEPGREPRTHLAYALDLGSSPVQSSAAQKTPSPVSALEPVRVWSGPPALGQEPLPQSTVSQQSELASLNPFEEEDPSSPTADDTTSPLAAEPASGPSACVLKEYNPFEEEEEEAVAGNPFTNPDSPAPNPFDEEDEYPCPRPSSPPVPGNPFEEATCTNPFEMDSDSGPEGEEPIEEELLLQQIDNIKAYIFDAKQCGRLDEVELLTENLRELKRTLAKQKGGTD; encoded by the exons ATGACCGAGCAGAATCGGGGACACAGGGCTATGAGTCTTTCAGCTATGGAGGGGTTGACCCTTACATGTGGGAACCCCAGGAACTTG CTCACTGCATTCGACAGAACGAATACCGAGTCTGCTAAGATACGAG CAATAGAAAAGTCAGTGGTGCCTTGGGTCAACGACCAGGATGTTCCTTTCTGTCCAGACTGTGGGAATAAGTTCAGCATCCGTAACCGCCGCCACCACTGCCGGCTCTGCGGGTCTATTATGTGCAAGAAGTGTATGGAACTCATCAGTCTCCCTTTTGCAA ATAAGCTTACCAGTGCCAGCAAGGATTCCCTGAGCAcccacaccagccccagccaGTCACCCAACAGTGTCCATGGCTCCCGCCGGGGCAGTATCAGCAGCGTGAGCAGTGTGAGCTCTGTCCTGGATGAAAAGGATGACGACCGGATCCGCTGCTGTACACACTGCAAGGACACACTACTGAAGAGAGAGCAGCAGATTGATGAGAAGGAGCACACCCCCGACATTGTAAAGCTGTATGAG AAATTACGACTTTGCATGGAGAAAGTTGACCAAAAAGCTCCTGAATACATCAGGATGGCAGCATCATTAAA TGCTGGGGAGACCACCTACAGTCTGGAACATGCCGGTGACCTTCGAATAGAAGTGCAGAAAGTGTATGAGCTCATAGATGCTTTAAG TAAGAAGATCTTAACCTTGGGCTTGAACCAGGACCCTCCACCACATCCAAACACTTTGCGGCTGCAGAGGACGATCAGATACTCAGCTACGCTTTTTGTGCAG GAAAAGTTGCTTGGTTTGATGTCACTGCCAACCAGAGAACAGTTTgaggaactgaaaaagaaaaggaagcaggaaatgGAGAGGAAGAGGATCCTGGAGAGACAG GCTGCCCTGGAATCCCAGCGAAGGCTTAAGGAACGGCGGAGTGACCTGGCGCCTCGTACGGCTAATGGGGAGGTGGCGTCCCTTCGAGGGGGGCCTGCCCCCCTGAGAAAGGCTGAGGGCTGGCTCCCGCTGTCTGGAGGTCAGGGGCAGAGTGAAGACTCAGACCCCCTCCTCCAGCAGATCCACAACATCACATCATTCATCAGTCAGGCCAGGGCCGCTGGGCGGGCGGACGAGGTGCGCACGCTGCAGGAGAATCTGCAGCAGCTGCAGGACGAGTACGACCAGCAGCAGACAGAGAAGGCCATCGAGCTGTCCCGGAGGCAGGCCGAGGAGGAGGACCTGCAGCGCGAACAGCTGCAGATGCTGCGTGAGCGGGAGTGGGAACGAGAGCGGGAGCAGTTCCAGGCCGCATCCCTACACACACGGACTCGGTCCCTGGACTTCCGAGAAATCCGGCCTTTCCAGCTGGAGCCTGGCAGGGAGCCTCGCACCCACCTTGCTTATGCTTTGGATCTAGGCTCTTCCCCAGTTCAGAGCAGTGCAGCTCAGAAGACTCCTTCGCCCGTCTCAGCTCTCGAGCCGGTCAGAGTGTGGTCTGGGCCCCCAGCCCTTGGCCAGGAACCCCTCCCCCAGAGCACCGTGTCACAGCAGAGTGAGCTGGCCTCTCTAAACCCCTTCGAGGAGGAAGACCCCTCCAGCCCCACAGCAGACGACACTACCAGCCCTCTGGCTGCAGAGCCTGCCTCTGGCCCTTCAGCCTGTGTCCTCAAAGAATACAATCCttttgaggaagaagaggaggaggccgTAGCAGGGAATCCCTTCACTAACCCAGACAGTCCAGCGCCCAACCCCTTCGATGAGGAAGATGAGTATCCCTGCCCGAGGCCCTCAAGCCCTCCTGTTCCTGGCAACCCGTTTGAGGAAGCCACCTGTACCAACCCCTTTGAGATGGACAGTGACAGTGGGCCAGAGGGCGAGGAGCCCATAGAAGAGGAGCTCCTTCTCCAGCAGATTGATAACATCAAGGCGTACATTTTTGATGCCAAGCAGTGTGGCCGCCTGGATGAGGTGGAGTTGCTGACAGAGAACCTGAGGGAGCTGAAGCGCACCCTGGCTAAACAGAAGGGGGGCACTGACTGA